Proteins from one Corallococcus exiguus genomic window:
- the sufD gene encoding Fe-S cluster assembly protein SufD has translation MSASHYVDVARAFQARADVPAWLQALREEGLSQFQARGLPTSKDEEWKYTPVATLSSHPFQPVRDVSVGEDVAQAVARLALPGPRLVFVDGRFVPALSVLAGLPRGVVLKPLSQALREDGALLQETLGQRARPSAHAFTSLNAALLEEGALLTLAPRALSEVPVQLLFLARGGDGPVLASPRIVVVAGEGSEATLVETYASLGSGATFTNAVTEVSLGDNASLRHFKLQAEGDTALHLGGLYSRQGRDSRFQSHAFSFGGALARNEVHAAFAGEGGECVLNGLFVGRGTQHLDNRTDLDHAVPHCSSRELYKGVLDDRARGTFHGKIRVREDAQKTDASQQSRNLLLSEGAQVDARPQLEIFADDVKCAHGTAVGRLDDNALFYLRSRGIPKVEAERILTQAFASELVRAVPEGPVRARVEALLAEKLPGSAEVMG, from the coding sequence TCCAGGCGCGCGGCCTGCCCACGTCCAAGGACGAGGAGTGGAAGTACACGCCCGTGGCCACGCTGTCGTCGCATCCGTTCCAGCCCGTGCGGGACGTGTCCGTGGGCGAGGACGTGGCGCAGGCGGTGGCGCGGCTGGCGCTGCCCGGTCCCCGGCTCGTGTTCGTGGATGGGAGATTCGTGCCGGCGCTGTCGGTGCTCGCGGGGCTGCCGCGCGGTGTGGTGCTCAAGCCGCTGTCGCAGGCGCTGCGCGAGGACGGGGCGCTGTTGCAGGAGACGCTGGGCCAGCGCGCTCGGCCGTCGGCGCATGCCTTCACGTCGCTCAACGCGGCGCTGCTGGAAGAGGGCGCGCTGCTCACGCTCGCGCCTCGCGCCCTGAGCGAGGTGCCGGTGCAGTTGCTGTTCCTCGCGCGCGGCGGCGACGGGCCGGTGCTGGCCAGTCCGCGCATCGTCGTGGTGGCGGGCGAAGGCAGCGAGGCCACGCTGGTGGAGACGTACGCGAGCCTGGGCTCGGGCGCGACGTTCACCAACGCGGTGACGGAGGTGTCGCTGGGAGACAACGCCAGCCTGCGCCACTTCAAGCTCCAGGCGGAGGGTGACACCGCGCTGCACCTGGGCGGGCTGTACTCGCGGCAGGGGCGCGACAGCCGCTTCCAGTCGCACGCGTTCTCGTTTGGCGGTGCGCTGGCTCGCAATGAAGTGCACGCGGCCTTCGCGGGCGAGGGCGGCGAGTGCGTGCTCAACGGCCTGTTCGTGGGCCGGGGCACGCAGCACCTGGACAACCGCACGGACCTGGACCACGCGGTGCCGCACTGCTCCAGCCGTGAGCTCTACAAGGGCGTGCTGGACGACCGCGCGCGCGGCACCTTCCACGGGAAGATCCGCGTGCGTGAGGACGCGCAGAAGACGGACGCCAGCCAGCAGAGCCGCAACCTGCTGCTCTCCGAGGGCGCGCAGGTGGACGCCCGGCCGCAGCTGGAGATCTTCGCGGACGACGTGAAGTGCGCCCACGGCACGGCGGTGGGCCGGTTGGATGACAACGCGCTGTTCTACCTGCGCTCGCGCGGCATCCCGAAGGTGGAGGCGGAGCGGATTCTGACGCAGGCCTTCGCCAGCGAGCTGGTGCGCGCGGTACCGGAGGGTCCGGTGCGCGCGCGGGTGGAGGCGTTGCTCGCGGAGAAGCTGCCGGGTTCGGCGGAGGTGATGGGATGA
- a CDS encoding cysteine desulfurase: MSGPGFDLARVRADFPILRQEVRGRPLVYLDSAATGQKPQAVLDAITRYYTHDNANVHRGVHILSERATQAFEDARETVRRFIHAKDVREVIFVRGTTEAINLVAATYGRKHVGPGDEVLISAMEHHSNIVPWQMVCDAAGAKLRVIPVDERGELRMDTVDALLTEKTRLLAITHVSNALGSVNPIKELVAKAHAKNIPVLVDGAQSVTHFPVDVQDLGCDFYAFSGHKLFGPTGIGVLYGKLAMLESLPPYQGGGDMILSVTMEKTVYNRVPHRFEAGTPDMAGAVGLAAAIRYLEAVGMENVSQHDQWLLAYATDALQSIPGLKLVGTAPHKTGVLSFTLEDVHPHDVGTILDQEGICIRTGHHCAQPLMQRFGVAATARASLALYNTREDVDALVKGLHKVKEVFA, encoded by the coding sequence ATGAGCGGCCCTGGATTCGACCTGGCGCGAGTGCGCGCGGACTTCCCCATCCTCCGGCAGGAGGTGCGGGGCCGGCCGCTGGTGTACCTGGACAGCGCCGCCACGGGGCAGAAGCCGCAGGCGGTGCTGGACGCCATCACGCGCTACTACACGCACGACAACGCGAACGTGCACCGGGGCGTGCACATCCTCTCCGAGCGCGCCACGCAGGCCTTCGAGGACGCGCGCGAGACGGTGCGCCGCTTCATCCACGCCAAGGACGTGCGCGAGGTCATCTTCGTGCGCGGCACCACGGAGGCCATCAACCTGGTGGCCGCCACCTACGGCCGCAAGCACGTGGGCCCGGGCGACGAGGTGCTCATCTCCGCCATGGAGCACCACTCCAACATCGTGCCCTGGCAGATGGTGTGCGACGCGGCGGGCGCGAAGCTGCGCGTGATTCCCGTGGACGAGCGCGGCGAGCTGCGCATGGACACCGTGGACGCGCTGCTCACGGAGAAGACCCGCCTGCTGGCGATTACGCACGTGTCCAACGCGCTGGGCTCCGTGAATCCCATCAAGGAGCTGGTGGCGAAGGCGCACGCGAAGAACATCCCGGTGCTGGTGGACGGGGCGCAGTCGGTGACGCACTTCCCGGTGGACGTGCAGGACCTGGGCTGTGACTTCTACGCCTTCAGCGGGCACAAGCTCTTCGGGCCCACGGGCATCGGCGTGCTGTACGGCAAGCTGGCCATGCTGGAGTCGCTGCCGCCGTACCAGGGCGGTGGGGACATGATCCTCTCCGTGACGATGGAGAAGACCGTCTACAACCGCGTGCCGCACCGCTTCGAGGCGGGCACGCCGGACATGGCGGGCGCGGTGGGGCTGGCCGCGGCCATCCGGTACCTGGAGGCCGTGGGCATGGAGAACGTGTCCCAGCACGACCAGTGGCTGCTCGCGTACGCGACGGACGCGCTCCAGTCGATTCCGGGGCTCAAGCTGGTGGGCACGGCGCCGCACAAGACGGGCGTGTTGTCCTTCACGCTGGAGGACGTCCACCCGCACGACGTGGGCACCATCCTGGACCAGGAGGGCATCTGCATCCGCACGGGGCACCACTGCGCCCAGCCGCTGATGCAGCGCTTCGGGGTGGCGGCCACGGCGCGCGCGTCGCTGGCGCTCTACAACACGCGTGAGGACGTGGACGCGCTGGTGAAGGGCCTGCACAAGGTGAAGGAGGTGTTCGCGTGA
- the sufU gene encoding Fe-S cluster assembly sulfur transfer protein SufU encodes MSSDLKDLYQEVVLEHSKRPRNFRVVEGATCAAEGYNPLCGDQLSVTLKLEDGVIRDIGFQGQGCAISKASASLMTGAVKDKTREEAQALFERVHTLVTEGPDKVDVESLGKLAVLSGVSEFPARVKCASLAWHTLNAALDGRSTSVSTE; translated from the coding sequence GTGAGCTCGGACCTCAAGGACCTGTACCAGGAGGTGGTGCTGGAGCACTCCAAGCGCCCGCGCAACTTCCGGGTGGTGGAGGGCGCCACCTGCGCGGCGGAGGGCTACAACCCGCTGTGCGGCGACCAGCTCTCCGTGACGCTCAAGCTGGAGGACGGCGTCATCCGCGACATCGGCTTCCAGGGCCAGGGGTGCGCCATCTCCAAGGCGTCCGCGTCGCTGATGACGGGCGCGGTGAAGGACAAGACGCGGGAAGAGGCGCAGGCCCTCTTCGAGCGCGTGCACACGCTGGTGACCGAAGGGCCGGACAAGGTGGACGTGGAGTCGCTGGGCAAGCTCGCGGTGCTGTCGGGCGTGAGCGAGTTCCCGGCCCGGGTGAAGTGCGCGAGCCTGGCGTGGCACACGCTGAACGCGGCGCTGGATGGCCGCTCCACGTCGGTGTCGACGGAGTAG
- the sufT gene encoding putative Fe-S cluster assembly protein SufT — protein sequence MRGAMTVIERDVDAMLIPSGDKVLLPAGSELTVVQTLGGNVTVQDPYGQLFRIDEKNAEVLGEEYAAKAKTTDESVTPGEFHEEQVWEQLRTVYDPEIPVNIVELGLVYTCKATPLDEGGQRVDIEMTLTAPGCGMGQVLVEDVRSKVSSLPGVKEAHVELVWEPQWDQSRMSDVARLQLGWM from the coding sequence ATGCGAGGCGCGATGACGGTCATCGAGCGCGACGTGGACGCGATGCTCATCCCCAGCGGGGACAAGGTGTTGCTGCCGGCGGGCTCGGAGTTGACGGTGGTGCAGACGCTGGGCGGCAACGTCACGGTGCAGGATCCGTACGGCCAGCTGTTCCGCATCGACGAGAAGAACGCGGAGGTGCTGGGCGAGGAGTACGCCGCCAAGGCGAAGACGACCGATGAGAGCGTCACGCCCGGCGAGTTCCACGAGGAGCAGGTCTGGGAGCAGCTCCGCACGGTCTACGACCCGGAGATCCCGGTGAACATCGTGGAGCTGGGGCTGGTGTACACGTGCAAGGCCACGCCGCTGGACGAAGGCGGTCAGCGCGTGGACATCGAGATGACGCTGACGGCGCCCGGCTGCGGCATGGGGCAGGTGCTGGTGGAGGACGTGCGCTCCAAGGTGTCCTCGCTGCCCGGCGTGAAGGAAGCCCACGTGGAGCTGGTGTGGGAACCGCAGTGGGACCAGAGCCGCATGTCGGACGTGGCGCGGCTCCAGCTGGGTTGGATGTGA
- a CDS encoding type 1 glutamine amidotransferase domain-containing protein, with translation MKKLKGMRVAVLAADGFEQVELTRPVKRLEREGARVTVVSLHKGRIRGMNLLVPGRKVRVDATLRDVKAADFDALLLPGGFMNPDFLRQSALALDFVKDADLLDQPIAVICHGPWLLASAGLLEGRHLTSWPGIRNDMENAGAHWTDEPVVRDSNWVSSRGPHDLLAFEHAMVELFAERMSPAIARRSTAEAAPRWPRWLAGGLAAAATLGLVARGRKALV, from the coding sequence ATGAAGAAGCTGAAGGGGATGCGAGTGGCCGTGCTGGCGGCGGATGGCTTCGAGCAGGTGGAGCTGACGCGACCGGTGAAGCGCCTGGAGCGAGAAGGCGCACGCGTCACCGTGGTCTCCCTTCACAAGGGCCGCATCCGGGGCATGAACCTGCTGGTGCCCGGCCGCAAGGTGCGCGTGGACGCCACGCTGCGCGACGTGAAGGCCGCGGACTTCGACGCGCTGCTCCTGCCCGGCGGCTTCATGAACCCGGACTTCCTCCGGCAGAGCGCCCTGGCACTGGACTTCGTGAAGGACGCGGACCTGTTGGACCAACCCATCGCGGTCATCTGTCACGGGCCGTGGCTGCTCGCGTCGGCGGGGCTGCTGGAGGGCCGGCACCTGACGTCCTGGCCGGGCATCCGCAACGACATGGAGAACGCGGGCGCGCACTGGACGGACGAGCCCGTGGTGCGCGACAGCAACTGGGTGTCCAGCCGGGGGCCGCACGACCTGCTCGCCTTCGAGCACGCGATGGTGGAGCTCTTCGCGGAGCGCATGTCGCCCGCCATCGCCCGCCGCTCCACCGCGGAAGCCGCGCCACGCTGGCCCCGCTGGCTCGCGGGTGGGCTCGCCGCCGCGGCCACGCTGGGCCTGGTCGCGCGCGGACGGAAGGCCCTGGTCTAG